A single window of Chloracidobacterium sp. DNA harbors:
- a CDS encoding alpha/beta hydrolase, with amino-acid sequence MKKRNIALALGGAVGAAVAVKMLTRDDTVNWESVADKVPHAENSHFIHVDGATVHYQEFGDASKPPIVLIHGYTASVYVWKTTAPMLAAAGFHVIAIDLLGFGYSEKPRWFDYSIQSQARMISRLMNRLGIGRATVVGSSYGGAVALNLTLDYSEMVEKLVLVDAVCNDEPKEHPLLRLTSVPGIGEAVTPFLIDSKMFLRLRMQGTLAKVNHHLITDDRIESIRRPLFAADAHHSVLATARNWHASRLEQDANLINQPTLIIWGDQDTVIPIKHGYKMHEEILNSRFVILKDCGHVPPEEKSELFTELVTEFCHDRKGKIAARDEDTSQLVA; translated from the coding sequence ATGAAGAAACGAAATATTGCATTGGCATTGGGCGGGGCAGTCGGTGCGGCAGTCGCGGTCAAAATGCTGACCCGGGATGACACCGTCAATTGGGAGTCGGTCGCTGACAAGGTGCCGCACGCCGAAAATTCGCACTTTATACACGTTGACGGCGCAACCGTTCACTATCAGGAATTCGGCGACGCATCTAAGCCGCCGATCGTACTGATACACGGCTATACGGCATCGGTATATGTATGGAAGACAACGGCACCGATGCTGGCCGCCGCCGGGTTTCACGTCATCGCGATCGATCTGCTTGGTTTTGGCTACTCCGAAAAACCGCGTTGGTTCGACTACTCGATCCAGTCTCAGGCGCGGATGATCTCCCGATTGATGAATCGTCTCGGCATCGGCCGTGCAACGGTCGTCGGCAGTTCATACGGCGGGGCAGTCGCACTTAACCTTACCCTCGATTACTCCGAAATGGTCGAAAAACTCGTGCTCGTCGACGCCGTCTGCAACGACGAGCCGAAAGAACATCCGCTGCTCCGCCTGACATCAGTGCCCGGGATCGGCGAGGCTGTGACGCCGTTTCTGATCGATTCCAAAATGTTTCTACGTCTGCGAATGCAGGGAACGCTCGCCAAGGTAAATCACCATCTGATCACCGACGATCGGATCGAATCGATCCGCCGGCCGCTTTTTGCCGCCGATGCACATCATTCGGTATTGGCGACGGCTCGAAATTGGCACGCCAGCCGCCTCGAGCAGGACGCCAACCTCATCAATCAACCGACGCTCATTATCTGGGGCGACCAGGACACGGTGATACCGATCAAGCACGGCTACAAGATGCACGAAGAGATACTGAACTCGCGATTCGTCATCCTAAAAGACTGCGGCCACGTGCCGCCGGAAGAAAAAAGCGAACTATTCACCGAGCTTGTGACAGAGTTTTGCCACGACCGAAAAGGAAAGATCGCCGCTCGCGACGAAGACACATCGCAATTGGTGGCATAG
- the truB gene encoding tRNA pseudouridine(55) synthase TruB produces MNGVLIIDKPAGITSHDVVYRVRRILKTKRVGHTGTLDPFATGVMVILVGQATRLAQFLDKDEKEYEALVRFGFETDTGDVTGLKSAESGMTADELAAKLAATDLEKVLALFRGEIDQVPPMYSAKKIDGQKLYELARKGETVERKAVKVTINSLEMIESAADSLRMRVACSAGTYIRTLAEDIGREIGVGAHLTELRRTRAGRFDLTRSITLDDLAKLDEPTAALIPMEEAVGHLSALTLNTDRVSKTRSGLSTRIYEDLFADGATVRMIDEDGQLVAIGNFDAAENSVRPRVVMV; encoded by the coding sequence ATGAACGGCGTACTCATCATCGACAAACCGGCCGGCATCACATCGCACGACGTGGTGTATCGCGTTCGGCGAATTCTCAAGACAAAGCGCGTTGGCCACACCGGTACACTCGACCCATTTGCGACCGGCGTGATGGTCATTCTCGTCGGCCAGGCGACTCGCCTTGCACAGTTTCTGGATAAGGACGAAAAAGAGTATGAGGCGCTCGTGCGGTTTGGGTTTGAAACGGATACGGGCGACGTGACGGGACTGAAAAGTGCGGAAAGCGGGATGACGGCCGATGAACTCGCCGCCAAGCTTGCAGCAACGGATCTGGAAAAGGTGCTAGCTCTATTTCGCGGTGAGATAGATCAGGTGCCGCCGATGTATTCAGCCAAAAAGATCGACGGGCAAAAACTATATGAACTGGCAAGAAAGGGCGAGACCGTCGAACGAAAGGCTGTCAAGGTCACTATCAATAGTCTCGAAATGATCGAGTCAGCGGCCGATTCGCTCCGGATGCGTGTTGCGTGTTCCGCGGGAACGTACATCCGTACATTGGCCGAAGATATTGGGCGAGAGATCGGCGTGGGAGCTCATCTTACGGAATTGCGTCGAACTCGCGCCGGACGGTTTGATCTGACACGAAGCATCACACTCGACGATCTGGCGAAACTGGATGAGCCGACCGCCGCCCTGATCCCTATGGAAGAAGCCGTCGGACACCTTTCGGCGCTTACGCTGAACACTGATCGCGTGAGCAAAACCCGCAGTGGGCTGTCCACGCGAATTTATGAAGACCTATTCGCCGATGGCGCAACCGTCAGAATGATCGACGAGGACGGCCAACTCGTCGCGATAGGAAACTTTGATGCGGCGGAGAATTCCGTTCGTCCTCGGGTCGTTATGGTATAA
- a CDS encoding RecX family transcriptional regulator, with protein MWRKRSGTPDETKRVVKDAERSRSRTMNRAVRLLAAKPRSVRELRERLLEKLWTDETIVDAVIEKLKGYKYLDDEQFARDVAVSKLRQKPQGKRRLQQSMSQKKLDKDVVDRAIAEAFETMPENELIDQAIAKRLRLKGRPETREDTKKFYDHLLRQGFGFDLIREKISTVVKARFDEESGGDD; from the coding sequence ATGTGGCGAAAACGATCAGGCACGCCCGACGAAACAAAACGCGTCGTCAAGGACGCAGAGCGTTCACGCAGTAGGACTATGAACCGCGCCGTCCGGCTACTTGCCGCAAAACCTCGATCCGTACGCGAGCTTCGCGAACGCCTGCTCGAAAAGCTGTGGACCGACGAGACGATCGTGGACGCAGTTATCGAAAAGCTAAAGGGCTATAAGTATCTTGACGACGAGCAGTTTGCTCGTGACGTCGCAGTGTCAAAGCTGAGGCAAAAGCCGCAGGGAAAACGCCGCCTGCAACAGTCGATGTCGCAAAAGAAACTGGACAAAGATGTCGTCGATCGTGCGATAGCTGAGGCGTTTGAAACGATGCCCGAAAATGAGTTGATCGACCAGGCGATCGCCAAGCGACTTCGCCTAAAGGGTCGGCCCGAAACCCGCGAAGACACGAAAAAATTTTACGACCACCTTCTGCGGCAAGGCTTTGGCTTTGACCTGATCCGCGAAAAGATCTCAACGGTCGTCAAGGCTCGATTTGACGAAGAATCCGGCGGCGACGACTGA
- a CDS encoding fasciclin domain-containing protein, which produces MKTFFGFAILALGFAFGSNAVVAQDNPMVGGAEMYKTKNIVENAVNSKDHTTLVAAVKAAGLVDTLMSAGPFTVFAPVNSAFDKLPAGTVETLLKPENKATLAKILTYHVVAGNLDAKSVMKAIKKGNGKAELTTVSGGKIWAMMDGKNVVIMDEKGGKSTVTIADVKQSNGVIHVVDSVLLPN; this is translated from the coding sequence ATGAAAACATTTTTTGGATTTGCAATTTTGGCTCTAGGTTTTGCTTTTGGTTCAAACGCGGTGGTCGCTCAGGACAATCCGATGGTCGGCGGTGCAGAAATGTACAAGACCAAGAACATCGTTGAGAACGCGGTTAACTCAAAAGACCACACGACACTCGTCGCAGCCGTGAAGGCCGCCGGTTTGGTAGACACTCTTATGAGTGCGGGACCGTTTACAGTTTTTGCCCCGGTGAACAGTGCATTTGATAAGTTGCCTGCCGGCACTGTCGAAACGCTGCTCAAGCCTGAAAACAAAGCGACACTGGCCAAGATCTTGACCTACCACGTTGTCGCTGGCAATCTCGACGCAAAGTCGGTGATGAAAGCGATCAAGAAAGGCAATGGTAAGGCAGAGTTGACCACCGTTTCTGGCGGCAAGATCTGGGCGATGATGGACGGTAAGAATGTTGTGATAATGGACGAAAAGGGCGGCAAGTCGACCGTCACGATCGCCGATGTCAAGCAGTCGAACGGCGTCATCCACGTAGTTGATTCAGTTTTGTTGCCAAATTAG
- the msrB gene encoding peptide-methionine (R)-S-oxide reductase MsrB, producing MKKISFKISLLVSVAACVAFSFAAIFSNTDGSRISAAARPSATPAKAVAATRALEFTDGEFDGKELIKTDAEWKKELSGPAYYILRQAGTERPYTSRLNGNKKAGTYYCDACGLALFSSKAKFESGTGWPSFYEPIFKKNVIEVSDKTLSEERIEVDCARCHSHLGHVFDDGPKPTGLRYCMNGDGLRFKAAQ from the coding sequence ATGAAAAAAATCAGTTTTAAGATCTCATTGTTGGTCAGTGTGGCAGCGTGTGTCGCATTTAGCTTTGCCGCGATCTTTTCAAACACCGATGGTTCACGCATCTCGGCGGCAGCACGCCCGTCGGCAACCCCCGCCAAGGCAGTAGCGGCCACGCGGGCATTGGAGTTCACCGATGGCGAATTTGACGGAAAGGAACTGATCAAGACCGATGCCGAATGGAAAAAAGAGCTTTCTGGGCCGGCATATTACATCCTCCGCCAGGCGGGTACCGAGCGTCCCTACACGAGCCGTCTGAATGGTAACAAAAAGGCCGGCACTTATTATTGTGATGCCTGCGGGCTCGCACTATTCAGTTCAAAGGCAAAATTCGAGTCGGGAACCGGATGGCCCAGCTTTTATGAACCGATCTTCAAAAAGAACGTGATCGAAGTATCGGATAAGACTCTCTCGGAGGAACGCATTGAGGTCGATTGCGCCCGATGTCATTCGCATCTCGGCCACGTTTTTGACGACGGTCCAAAGCCGACCGGGCTACGCTATTGTATGAACGGTGACGGCCTGAGATTTAAGGCCGCACAATAG
- a CDS encoding response regulator transcription factor, with the protein MSDTITTLVIESHSLTRLGIKTAINATSDIAVVGESDSASDGFSRFVEMSPDVTILGLRFPDSCTIDDLDNYFIERPKAKIIVLADHAGDAEISRALTKGALGYICKDVSAEELLTAIRVVAGGNKYIPNDIAQILSENIGKEELTPAESNVLRMVVGGMSNKEIAFALDVSENTIKSHIQNIFGKIGVSDRTSATMTAIKRGLVRIDI; encoded by the coding sequence ATGTCCGATACGATCACGACATTGGTTATCGAAAGCCACTCTCTAACGCGGCTTGGGATCAAAACTGCGATCAATGCGACAAGTGACATCGCGGTTGTCGGCGAGTCTGACAGCGCATCGGATGGTTTTAGTCGATTTGTCGAAATGTCGCCTGACGTTACCATACTCGGACTACGGTTTCCGGATTCCTGCACGATCGATGATCTGGACAACTATTTTATCGAAAGACCCAAGGCAAAGATCATCGTACTCGCCGACCATGCGGGCGACGCCGAGATAAGCCGCGCACTTACCAAGGGTGCCCTAGGCTATATCTGCAAGGATGTTTCGGCCGAGGAGTTGCTGACCGCGATCCGCGTAGTCGCCGGCGGTAACAAATATATCCCTAACGATATTGCTCAGATACTAAGCGAAAATATCGGCAAAGAAGAACTGACCCCTGCCGAGTCCAACGTCCTGCGAATGGTCGTCGGCGGAATGTCGAATAAGGAGATAGCATTCGCACTCGATGTTTCCGAAAACACGATCAAGTCACATATTCAGAACATCTTTGGAAAGATCGGCGTCTCGGACCGCACATCAGCGACTATGACGGCTATCAAGCGCGGATTAGTGAGGATAGACATATGA
- a CDS encoding class I SAM-dependent methyltransferase, with translation MIFTDQIIDYAERHTSDESPLLSELRQHCFKNYDDRSMLSGFVQGRVLSMFSHMIRPQIVLEIGTYLGYSALCFAEGLAEGGKVITLDVQPDTNRVARAFVQKSIYADRIEFHLGNAVDIIPTLPETFDLVFIDADKPNYPNYFDLVIDKVRPGGFIIADNVLWSGKVLDSEMDENTRALDEYNQKILADERVENVLLPIRDGLMVARKR, from the coding sequence ATGATATTTACGGACCAGATCATCGATTATGCCGAGCGGCACACGTCGGACGAAAGCCCTTTGCTGAGCGAACTTCGTCAACATTGTTTCAAAAACTATGACGATCGGTCGATGCTGTCCGGATTTGTGCAGGGACGCGTCTTGTCGATGTTTTCGCATATGATCCGTCCGCAGATCGTGCTCGAGATAGGGACGTATCTTGGGTATTCGGCACTGTGCTTTGCAGAGGGTTTGGCCGAAGGCGGCAAGGTAATTACTTTAGACGTACAGCCGGACACTAATCGGGTCGCCCGTGCGTTTGTGCAGAAAAGTATTTATGCTGACCGGATCGAGTTTCATCTTGGGAATGCAGTCGATATAATTCCGACGCTACCCGAGACATTTGATCTGGTGTTCATCGACGCTGACAAGCCCAACTATCCCAACTATTTTGATCTCGTGATCGACAAGGTGCGTCCGGGCGGCTTTATCATCGCTGACAATGTTCTGTGGAGCGGCAAGGTTCTGGATAGTGAAATGGATGAGAACACCCGGGCACTTGATGAATATAACCAGAAGATCCTGGCTGACGAACGCGTCGAGAATGTACTGCTGCCGATCCGCGACGGGTTGATGGTTGCGAGAAAGCGATAG
- a CDS encoding pirin family protein: MINIRRSNDRGHANHGWLDTRFTFSFADYYDARFMGFRDLRVINEDYIEPARGFPKHGHRDMEIITYMIDGELSHRDSMGNGETVRPNEVQRMTAGTGVLHSEYSSDTDRTHLLQIWILPESKGLEPGYEQKQFSAKEKEGQLKLIASRGGADGSIHINQDVKLYATILNNGAQVSLGLDAGRYAWVQLISGSIDINGEVLSSGDGAAVSDESELLIKAITDNSEFLVFDLN; the protein is encoded by the coding sequence ATGATAAACATCAGAAGATCAAACGATCGCGGACACGCCAACCACGGTTGGCTCGACACACGGTTTACATTTTCATTCGCAGACTATTACGATGCTCGGTTTATGGGTTTTCGCGACCTGCGGGTCATAAACGAAGACTATATCGAACCTGCACGGGGATTTCCGAAACACGGACATCGCGATATGGAGATCATTACCTATATGATCGACGGCGAACTGTCACATCGCGACTCGATGGGTAACGGCGAAACCGTTCGACCCAATGAAGTGCAGAGAATGACCGCGGGAACAGGCGTTTTGCACAGCGAGTATTCGTCGGACACGGACCGAACGCATTTGCTGCAGATCTGGATCTTGCCTGAAAGCAAAGGTCTCGAACCGGGCTATGAGCAGAAGCAGTTTTCTGCAAAAGAAAAGGAAGGACAGTTGAAACTCATAGCGTCACGCGGCGGTGCCGACGGTTCGATCCATATCAATCAAGATGTGAAGCTTTATGCGACGATACTGAATAACGGCGCTCAAGTGTCGCTCGGCCTCGATGCCGGACGTTATGCCTGGGTGCAGTTGATCAGCGGATCAATTGATATAAATGGAGAAGTTTTAAGCTCGGGCGACGGCGCCGCAGTAAGTGACGAAAGTGAACTGTTGATCAAGGCAATCACCGATAATAGTGAATTTTTAGTATTTGACTTGAATTGA
- the thrA gene encoding bifunctional aspartate kinase/homoserine dehydrogenase I has product MKVLKFGGSSVASAETIEKVTAIICGAAAQDECVVVLSAMQGTTDALIEAGRSAERGDDGYIETLSQISENHAKAIAQLFSDGRTNGVSDFLDETLRELENLCEGVRLVRELTPKTLDRILSFGEIVSTRIVAEKLTQIGAQNEWIDSRSLICTDSNHGFASVDFARTDLQIKDHFGDSLAKLHIVPGFIAADTAGHTTTLGRGGSDYTAAIIAAALDAEILEIWTDVSGMMTADPRFVRNVRRISHITYREAMELSHFGAKVIYPPTIQPVMAKGIPVLIKNTFAPDDIGTLIEAESSAEMEIIRGITSIDKLAVLSLEGSGMVGIPGFSKRLFDALSRAQINVILITQSSSEHSICVAIEERSADIAKMTVDREFEFEIVGGRIEPLRVERGFSILALVGDNMKAHTGVSGKMFTTLGHNGINIHAIAQGSSERNISAIISSADVRKAVNTLHEEFFSDGNKQVNLFIAGVGTVGSRLIEQIRSRHGHLLDELRLNLRVVGVANSRCASISDEGLDLALYKDELAKAESLTIGDFTDEVLKLNLRNSIFVDVTASSDVVETYPKLLSKAVSVIACNKIAASSEYQSYKRLKDLSREYGSNFFFETNVGAGLPVINTLNDLLRSGDKVRRIEAVLSGTLNFVFNNYDGSRNFADVVREAQAEGYTEPDPRLDLSGTDVARKILILAREAGNEMEIGDIDNAGFLPRSCLAGSVEDFYSELERHETHFRSLLDDASGQGLKLKYIASFDYGKAKVGLQSIGPDHNFANLSGKDNAVLFYTNRYPEQPLVIKGAGAGADVTAAGVFADIIRAARS; this is encoded by the coding sequence ATGAAGGTCCTAAAGTTTGGCGGATCATCGGTCGCAAGTGCCGAAACGATCGAAAAGGTCACGGCGATCATCTGCGGAGCGGCGGCACAGGACGAGTGCGTCGTCGTATTGTCAGCGATGCAGGGGACGACCGACGCATTGATCGAGGCCGGGCGCTCGGCCGAGCGTGGCGATGACGGCTATATTGAGACGCTAAGCCAGATCAGCGAAAATCACGCCAAAGCGATCGCTCAACTATTTAGTGACGGACGGACAAATGGCGTATCCGATTTTCTCGATGAGACGCTGCGTGAACTCGAAAACTTATGCGAAGGCGTCCGACTTGTTCGCGAATTGACGCCAAAAACACTCGACCGCATTTTAAGCTTTGGCGAGATAGTATCGACCCGAATAGTTGCAGAAAAGCTCACGCAGATAGGGGCTCAAAACGAATGGATCGATAGCCGGAGCTTGATCTGCACCGATTCAAATCACGGTTTTGCCTCCGTTGATTTTGCGCGAACCGATCTGCAGATCAAGGATCATTTTGGTGATTCATTGGCAAAGCTGCATATTGTGCCCGGTTTCATCGCCGCCGACACGGCGGGGCACACGACCACCCTCGGCCGCGGCGGCTCAGACTATACAGCGGCGATCATCGCCGCGGCACTTGATGCCGAGATCCTAGAGATCTGGACAGACGTCTCCGGGATGATGACGGCCGATCCGCGATTTGTACGAAACGTCCGCCGCATCTCGCACATTACGTATCGCGAGGCGATGGAGCTCTCGCACTTTGGAGCCAAGGTCATCTACCCGCCGACGATCCAACCGGTTATGGCCAAGGGCATTCCCGTTTTGATCAAAAACACATTTGCCCCCGACGATATCGGCACGCTGATCGAAGCAGAATCTTCGGCTGAAATGGAGATCATTAGAGGGATCACAAGTATCGATAAGCTTGCGGTGCTGAGTCTCGAAGGCAGTGGAATGGTGGGCATTCCGGGCTTTTCCAAGCGGCTGTTTGACGCTCTCTCGAGAGCTCAGATCAACGTCATTCTGATCACCCAGAGCTCGTCCGAACACTCGATCTGCGTAGCGATCGAAGAAAGATCGGCCGATATTGCCAAAATGACAGTCGACCGCGAGTTTGAATTTGAGATAGTCGGGGGCCGTATCGAACCGCTACGCGTCGAACGCGGCTTTTCGATCCTCGCACTCGTCGGCGACAATATGAAAGCCCACACCGGCGTGAGCGGCAAGATGTTTACGACGCTCGGCCATAACGGCATCAATATCCACGCGATCGCTCAAGGCTCGAGCGAGCGTAATATTTCGGCGATAATCTCGTCCGCCGACGTGCGCAAAGCGGTAAACACCCTGCACGAAGAATTTTTCTCGGACGGCAACAAGCAGGTGAATCTATTCATCGCGGGCGTCGGAACTGTAGGTTCGAGGCTGATCGAGCAGATCCGTAGCCGACACGGACATTTACTAGACGAACTGCGGCTAAATTTGAGGGTCGTCGGCGTGGCCAATAGCCGATGTGCCTCAATCAGCGACGAAGGCCTTGACCTTGCTCTTTACAAGGACGAACTGGCGAAGGCGGAATCTTTAACAATTGGCGACTTTACCGATGAGGTGCTGAAACTGAACTTGCGCAACTCGATATTTGTTGACGTGACCGCAAGTTCGGACGTCGTCGAAACTTACCCGAAGCTACTGTCAAAGGCGGTGTCGGTCATCGCCTGCAACAAGATCGCAGCGTCGTCCGAGTACCAGAGCTATAAACGTCTGAAAGACCTGTCGAGAGAGTATGGGTCCAACTTCTTTTTCGAAACCAACGTCGGCGCGGGGTTGCCGGTAATTAACACGCTCAATGATCTACTGCGAAGCGGCGATAAGGTTCGGCGGATCGAGGCGGTGCTGTCGGGGACGCTCAATTTTGTTTTCAATAACTATGACGGTTCGCGCAACTTCGCCGATGTGGTGCGCGAGGCACAAGCCGAGGGCTATACTGAGCCCGATCCGCGGCTTGATCTAAGTGGTACCGATGTCGCACGCAAGATCCTGATACTTGCACGTGAGGCCGGAAACGAAATGGAGATCGGTGACATCGACAACGCGGGATTCTTACCAAGATCGTGCCTTGCCGGCAGTGTCGAAGATTTTTACAGCGAATTGGAACGCCATGAAACTCATTTTCGGTCCCTACTAGATGATGCGTCGGGCCAGGGCTTAAAACTCAAATATATCGCGTCATTTGACTATGGCAAAGCAAAAGTCGGGCTCCAATCGATCGGGCCCGACCATAATTTTGCTAACCTTTCCGGCAAGGATAATGCGGTTCTCTTTTACACAAACCGCTACCCGGAGCAACCGCTTGTCATAAAGGGAGCGGGCGCCGGTGCCGACGTCACCGCTGCCGGAGTATTTGCTGATATAATTCGGGCTGCTCGCAGCTAA
- the thrC gene encoding threonine synthase, with protein sequence MHYFSTNRKSPHASFREAVLKGQPDDMGLYFPSELVSLTHKFLDGFRNSPNEQIAFEVIRPYVGGDIPDRELFEICRETVDFDFPLVKLTESISTLELFHGPTLAFKDVGARFMSRCLRHFAAGRNRKTMVLVATSGDTGGAVAAGFHGVEGVEVVILYPSGKVSHVQELQLTTLGGNVTTLELQGTFDDCQAIAKQALADDELRSRVHLTSANSINVARWLPQQFYYFYALKQWQGQTPVISVPSGNFGNLASGILAHISGLPVKKFIAACNANDVVPRFINTAAYEPRPSIATISNAMDVGAPSNFVRILEMFEHDFPYLINKLEAASISDDTTAATMREVYAQCNYILDPHGAVGYRALADHIDRHPDQRGIFMETAHPVKFDSVNEILGTKVSVPDAVTDLMAKPKQSTLVGNDYNAVREILLSKI encoded by the coding sequence ATGCACTACTTTAGCACAAACCGAAAGTCGCCTCACGCATCGTTTCGCGAGGCCGTTTTGAAGGGCCAACCCGACGATATGGGCCTGTATTTTCCATCCGAACTTGTATCGCTAACGCATAAGTTTCTGGACGGATTTCGTAATTCGCCTAACGAGCAGATCGCATTTGAGGTCATACGTCCGTACGTCGGCGGCGACATCCCGGATCGCGAACTGTTTGAAATATGCCGGGAAACGGTCGACTTTGATTTCCCGCTTGTGAAACTGACGGAGAGCATATCGACACTCGAACTCTTTCACGGGCCGACACTCGCATTTAAGGATGTCGGAGCGAGGTTTATGAGCCGATGCCTGCGGCATTTTGCTGCGGGCCGCAATCGAAAAACGATGGTGCTGGTCGCTACGTCGGGGGATACCGGCGGTGCAGTGGCGGCGGGATTTCACGGAGTCGAGGGTGTCGAGGTCGTTATATTGTATCCGAGCGGCAAGGTAAGTCACGTGCAGGAACTGCAGCTAACGACGCTCGGCGGAAATGTGACTACATTGGAATTACAGGGCACGTTTGACGATTGTCAGGCGATCGCCAAGCAAGCTTTGGCAGATGACGAACTGCGATCCCGCGTCCACCTGACCTCGGCCAACTCGATAAATGTCGCCCGATGGTTGCCGCAACAGTTCTATTATTTCTACGCGCTCAAGCAATGGCAGGGGCAGACACCCGTGATCTCCGTGCCGAGCGGTAATTTTGGCAATCTGGCATCGGGCATTCTGGCTCACATTTCGGGCTTGCCGGTTAAGAAGTTTATCGCCGCGTGTAATGCTAATGATGTCGTGCCTAGATTTATCAATACCGCTGCATATGAGCCGCGGCCATCGATCGCGACTATATCAAACGCGATGGACGTCGGAGCACCGAGCAATTTTGTCCGGATCCTCGAAATGTTCGAGCACGACTTTCCATACCTGATTAATAAACTCGAGGCCGCAAGCATATCCGACGACACGACCGCAGCGACGATGCGCGAAGTTTATGCACAATGTAATTACATTCTCGATCCGCACGGGGCAGTCGGGTACAGGGCACTGGCGGATCATATCGATCGCCATCCGGACCAACGCGGAATATTTATGGAAACCGCCCATCCGGTGAAGTTCGATTCGGTAAATGAGATACTGGGAACGAAGGTAAGTGTCCCGGACGCTGTCACCGACCTTATGGCAAAACCTAAGCAAAGCACGTTGGTCGGCAATGACTATAACGCTGTCCGGGAAATATTGTTAAGTAAGATATGA
- a CDS encoding homoserine kinase: MDEISVQSPATVSNVVCGFDCLGFALEEPFDEMTIRKISEPVIRITHSDGFGLPTDPSANVAGVALRALIDAAGVDFGFEVEITKHIKPGSGIGSSAASACGAVVAANRLLTHRFSPIELVELAMAGEMIASGSRHADNLAPCIYGGFTLVRSTEPLDIIGLTFPEMYATVIHPQIEVKTSVARSILPREVPLKEAVRNWSNLGALVAALSKGDLDLMARSMEDTIVEPVRSSLIPQFNELKAASLAAGAIGGGISGSGPSVFMLSETRVIAEFVKDAMDIVYSPTGIDYNTYVSRISPNGVRFV; encoded by the coding sequence ATGGACGAAATTAGTGTACAGTCGCCGGCAACCGTCTCGAACGTCGTGTGCGGATTCGACTGTCTCGGCTTTGCGCTCGAGGAACCATTCGATGAGATGACGATTCGCAAGATATCCGAACCCGTCATCCGCATCACTCACTCGGACGGCTTCGGGCTGCCGACGGATCCGTCCGCAAATGTCGCCGGCGTTGCACTTCGGGCTTTGATCGATGCCGCCGGTGTGGATTTTGGATTTGAGGTCGAGATCACCAAGCATATCAAGCCAGGCAGCGGGATCGGTTCCAGTGCCGCCAGTGCCTGCGGTGCGGTGGTGGCCGCCAACCGCCTTCTCACTCACAGATTTTCGCCCATCGAACTTGTCGAATTGGCGATGGCCGGCGAGATGATCGCATCGGGCTCGCGTCACGCCGATAATCTCGCACCGTGTATCTACGGCGGATTCACGCTCGTGCGTTCGACGGAGCCGCTGGACATCATCGGACTTACTTTCCCTGAGATGTATGCCACGGTCATACATCCGCAGATCGAGGTCAAAACATCGGTTGCTCGCTCAATATTGCCTCGCGAAGTTCCGCTTAAGGAAGCGGTGCGTAACTGGAGCAATCTAGGTGCGCTCGTCGCGGCGTTATCGAAGGGCGATCTGGACCTGATGGCCCGCTCGATGGAGGATACCATCGTCGAGCCCGTCCGCAGTTCCCTAATTCCGCAATTTAACGAGCTAAAAGCAGCCAGTCTTGCCGCCGGAGCGATCGGCGGCGGCATCTCGGGCAGCGGGCCTTCCGTGTTTATGCTCAGCGAAACCCGTGTGATCGCCGAATTTGTAAAAGACGCGATGGACATCGTGTACTCCCCAACAGGCATTGATTACAATACTTACGTCTCGCGGATCAGTCCGAACGGCGTACGATTTGTATAA